TCGCGGTGATGGTGGTAGCGGCGCTCGCGCTCGCGGCGGTTGCGTACGGAAGCGTGTACCACTACGGCACACGAAGCTGGCGCTTTCGCGTGGATTCGAGTGATGACATCACGATCAGCGGCCTCAATAAAGTCACGCGTTCACAAGTAATGGAAGTGCTTGGAGCCGACATCGGACGCAACGTCTTTTATATTCCGCTGGAGCAGCGTCGCATGCAGCTCGAAGCGATTCCGTGGATCGAGTCGGCGAACGTAATGCGGCTGCTGCCGAACCGGATCTCCGTCCAGATTCAGGAGCGCTCTCCCATAGCCTTCGCGCAGATCGGCAGTCGCATTCAGTTGGTCGATGCCCATGGCGTGATCATGGAGCTACCGCGCCGAACGCACTATTCGTTTCCTGTGGTGCTCGGGCTCAGTGAATCGGATCCGCTCTCCACCCGGGGAGCGCAGATGAAGCTGTACTCGCGCCTCATTAACGATCTTGATGCCGGCGACGCGCATTACTCGAAAGACTTGAGCGAAGTGGATCTCAACGACCCGGAAAATGTGAAGGTCACAGTGAGCGATCCCGCCGGAGCGGTACTCGTAGATCTCGGCAGCGATCAGTTTCTGGAGCGTTTCAAGATCTACCTCTCGCATATCGCCGATTGGCGGGCACAGTTCCAGAAGGTCGAGTCAGTCGATCTGCGCTACGACGGTCAGATCATCGTCAACCCGGAAACTGCTGTTGCGGAGCGTCGTCCGACGCCAACAAGGAGTCATGCAAAAGCAATTTCACCACGGAGGCACAGAGGACACTGAGGCAGGAGAAGCGTTTTGGGTTTCAAATTTCGAGTTTCGGCAAAGCCAGTCTTGGACGTAGCTGCTAATAACTGGCGTTGCCGAAACGTGAAACGCGAAACTTGAAACTCATCCCTAACTGGCGCCGGTGAAAACGGTTCAAAGGAAATGGGCAAGGTAAACGAAAACACGATCTGCATTCTCGACGTAGGCAGCACCAAGACCTGCGTCGTCGTAGGAGAGGTCACCGACGCCGGTTTGCGCTATCGCGGACACGGCGTTGCCGATTCACGCGGCTCGCGCAAAGGTGTAATCGTCGAGCTCGATAAGGCGACTGCCTCGATTCAGCGCGCCGTGGAAGAGGCCGAATCGACCGCGCAGATGCCTATCGAACGCGCGACGGTGGGAATCGGCGGCCCACACATTCGCGGATTCAACAGCCGCGGCGGCCTTGCTTTGGGATCGCGACCTCGCGAGATCAATCGCGATGATGTGCGCCAGGCGGTGGAGCGTGCACGCTCGGTTTCCCTGCCGCCCGACCGCCAGACAATCCACCTGCTGCCGCAAGAGTTCATCGTCGATGAGCAAGGCAGCATTCAAGATGCGATTGGCATGATTGGCATGCGTCTCGAAGTGAACGCGCACGTCATCACCGCTGCGACCAGCGCGACGCAGAACCTGGTGACGGCGGCGAATCGCGCCGGCATCCATGTGGATGACATTGTCTTCGAGCCCATCGCTTGCGCCGATGCCATTCTCGATTCCGATGAGCGAGAGCTCGGAGTCTGCCTGGTCGATATCGGCTCCGGATCGACCGACGTGGTTGTCTTCTACGAAGGCGCCGTTGCCCACGCCGGAGTCGTTCCCATCGGCGGTGATCATTTCACTAATGACATCGCCGTAGGTCTGCGTACTCCACTGGTCGATGCCGAGAAAATCAAGCGCCATTGCGGATGCGCAGTTGTGACGGATATTCCCGAAGGCAACGAAATTGAAGTGCCGTCGGTTGGCAACAGGCCATCGCGCTTGATATCGCAGCGCATCCTCGGGGAAATCATCGAACCTCGTGCGCGGGAACTGTTCGAGATGCTGCGCGAGCAACTTCGGCAAGCCCGAGTTTTCGACGGTCTCGGCGCGGGCTGCGTACTCATCGGGGGCGGCTCGCGGCTCTCGGCAATCGCGGAAATTGCGGAGCAGACTTTGCGCTGCCCCGCCCGGGTCGGCACTGTGAATGGCATACCGCGCATGCCCAATAGCCTGGCGCAGGCAGATTTCGCAAGCTGCGTAGGTTTGCTGATGTACACGCATCGTGCTCGTGTCGGACGGATAAAAGAAGAGCAAGCTGGACTTAAAGCGAGGCTGCGGGCGCTGTTTGTAGGAGCGTGAGAGGAACCGGCAATCGGCTGTCGGCACTCGGCGTTCGGCCAGTCAACATTCAGAATGGTTGCTGGCTGAACGCCGATAGCCGACAGCCAATCGCCCAACATCATTTCGTCCAGAGCGGGATCAATAACAAGTTTGAAGGGAGAAACTTCCATGGCAAAAAACAAAGCCGAAGGCAACGGCAATCACATGGGCGCTGAAGACGACATTCGTATCAGCTTCAACGAGGATCCGCGCAACAACGCCAAGATCAAAGTCATCGGCGTAGGCGGTGGCGGCGGCAACGCTGTCAATCGCATGATCAATGCCAAGGTCGAAGGCGTGGAGTTTCTGGTCGCTAACACCGACCTGCAGGCACTGCAAATGTCGCAGGCGCCGGTAAAGATCCAGCTTGGCGTGAAGCTGACCAGCGGACTCGGCGCTGGCGCGAATCCCGAAGTGGGACGCAAAGCGGCGCTCGAAGACGCTCACCAGATTATTGAAGCCCTCGAAGGCGCCGACATGGTCTTCGTCACCGCGGGTCTAGGCGGCGGAACGGGAACCGGCGCCGCGCCCATCATCGCGTCGCTGGCCAGCGAGATGGGTGCGCTCACAGTTGCCGTGGTTACAAAGCCATTTGTCTTTGAAGGCAAGCGGCGACTGGCGCAAGCCGATCGCGGATTGCAAGAGCTGATCGAAAGCGTTGACACAACGATCGTGATCCCGAACGAAAAGCTGCTGGCAGTAGCGCAGAACGCCGGATTCTTCGAATCTTTCCGCGTCGCCGACGATGTGCTGCGCCAGGCAGTGCAGGGAATCTCCGACATCATCACTATTCCCGGCATCATCAACCGCGACTTCGCCGACGTGAAGACCATCATGGCCGGCATGGGCTACGCCGTAATGGGAACGGCCACTGGACGAGGCGAGCGTCGCGCGCTCGAAGCGGCGCAGGCGGCAATTGCGTCTCCCCTGCTCGAAGCCGGGGCGATCGATGGCGCTCGCGGCATTCTCATCAATATCACTGGATCGAGTTCGCTGCGATTGGCGGAGGTGAACGAAGCTTCGACCATCATCCAGAGCGCCGCTCACGAGGACGCCAACATCATCTTCGGCGCTGTGCTTGATGAAAAGATGAAGGATGATGTGAAGATTACAGTG
The Terriglobales bacterium DNA segment above includes these coding regions:
- a CDS encoding FtsQ-type POTRA domain-containing protein yields the protein MPRDDAKLKEVEIPTRVDVVSDRDRELEPEFDADSSLADTTPEPQFRRAERRISVRKSALPKKTASRIRIAVMVVAALALAAVAYGSVYHYGTRSWRFRVDSSDDITISGLNKVTRSQVMEVLGADIGRNVFYIPLEQRRMQLEAIPWIESANVMRLLPNRISVQIQERSPIAFAQIGSRIQLVDAHGVIMELPRRTHYSFPVVLGLSESDPLSTRGAQMKLYSRLINDLDAGDAHYSKDLSEVDLNDPENVKVTVSDPAGAVLVDLGSDQFLERFKIYLSHIADWRAQFQKVESVDLRYDGQIIVNPETAVAERRPTPTRSHAKAISPRRHRGH
- the ftsZ gene encoding cell division protein FtsZ — translated: MGAEDDIRISFNEDPRNNAKIKVIGVGGGGGNAVNRMINAKVEGVEFLVANTDLQALQMSQAPVKIQLGVKLTSGLGAGANPEVGRKAALEDAHQIIEALEGADMVFVTAGLGGGTGTGAAPIIASLASEMGALTVAVVTKPFVFEGKRRLAQADRGLQELIESVDTTIVIPNEKLLAVAQNAGFFESFRVADDVLRQAVQGISDIITIPGIINRDFADVKTIMAGMGYAVMGTATGRGERRALEAAQAAIASPLLEAGAIDGARGILINITGSSSLRLAEVNEASTIIQSAAHEDANIIFGAVLDEKMKDDVKITVIATGFKNEAPLRRERAVGITEAVSSSRSSSGSTFVPGPQVVMQQRPDPIMESAPETEPAPAHSMIEEVPESVVVAAVAAASHGTVPVRDSMSLDAVRNSVVDIDGDDLDVPAFMRKRM
- the ftsA gene encoding cell division protein FtsA → MGKVNENTICILDVGSTKTCVVVGEVTDAGLRYRGHGVADSRGSRKGVIVELDKATASIQRAVEEAESTAQMPIERATVGIGGPHIRGFNSRGGLALGSRPREINRDDVRQAVERARSVSLPPDRQTIHLLPQEFIVDEQGSIQDAIGMIGMRLEVNAHVITAATSATQNLVTAANRAGIHVDDIVFEPIACADAILDSDERELGVCLVDIGSGSTDVVVFYEGAVAHAGVVPIGGDHFTNDIAVGLRTPLVDAEKIKRHCGCAVVTDIPEGNEIEVPSVGNRPSRLISQRILGEIIEPRARELFEMLREQLRQARVFDGLGAGCVLIGGGSRLSAIAEIAEQTLRCPARVGTVNGIPRMPNSLAQADFASCVGLLMYTHRARVGRIKEEQAGLKARLRALFVGA